One Nitrospirota bacterium DNA segment encodes these proteins:
- a CDS encoding ATP-binding protein — translation MTRNAVTEAGNLDLLRHAFHSFDQAALTLQESYQALTERLERLDLELAASNEALRVNLRENEEMRSHLSAILESLTTGVIVSDGRGAVVRCNRSAELLLGLSRGRMLGQPLEALLRDAGLDGSTYPLLAPSGTPVSLSRAALRNAAGEAGGSLVLLHDISAVRRLEEQLLRRDRLAAMGEMVGRIAHEIRNPLGSVELFASLLRKDLRDDPRRRQYAEHISMAVQAMDRLLANLLVYTRPDHPAKDRHEPAALVRDALTLAAHATARGHVAIEVLVTPTVRTIWCDGDQFKQVLVNLILNAVQAMPDGGTLRIAVAPEPAEGPEAPEVRIAVSDTGTGIAPDHLPRLFDPFFTTREDGTGLGLAIVHAIVEGHGGRIEVESEIGRGTTFTVLLPGEAGSRAE, via the coding sequence ATGACCCGGAACGCCGTAACCGAAGCCGGCAACCTCGACCTCTTGCGACACGCCTTCCACAGCTTCGACCAGGCGGCGCTGACGCTTCAGGAATCCTACCAGGCGTTGACCGAACGGCTGGAACGGCTGGATCTGGAGCTGGCGGCCAGCAACGAGGCGCTGCGCGTCAACCTGAGGGAGAACGAGGAGATGCGCAGCCACCTGTCGGCGATCCTCGAATCGCTGACCACCGGCGTGATCGTCTCGGACGGTCGGGGCGCCGTCGTCCGCTGCAACCGGAGCGCGGAGCTGCTGCTGGGCCTGTCCCGTGGTCGGATGCTCGGGCAGCCGCTGGAGGCGCTGCTGCGCGACGCGGGGCTGGACGGGAGCACCTACCCGTTGCTGGCTCCGAGCGGCACCCCCGTGTCCCTGTCCCGCGCCGCCCTCCGAAACGCGGCGGGGGAGGCGGGCGGCAGCCTCGTGCTTCTGCACGACATCTCGGCGGTTCGCCGGCTCGAGGAGCAACTGCTGCGGCGGGACCGGCTGGCGGCCATGGGCGAGATGGTCGGCCGGATCGCCCACGAGATCCGGAATCCCCTGGGGAGCGTCGAGCTGTTCGCCTCCCTTCTCCGGAAAGACCTCCGGGACGATCCCCGTCGGCGCCAATATGCGGAGCACATTTCCATGGCCGTCCAGGCCATGGACCGGCTGCTCGCCAACCTGCTCGTCTACACGAGGCCGGACCACCCGGCCAAGGACCGTCACGAGCCGGCCGCGCTCGTGAGAGACGCGCTGACCCTGGCCGCTCACGCGACCGCGCGGGGCCACGTGGCGATCGAGGTGCTGGTGACTCCGACGGTCCGGACGATCTGGTGCGACGGGGACCAGTTCAAACAGGTGCTGGTGAATCTCATCCTCAACGCGGTGCAGGCCATGCCCGACGGCGGGACCCTGCGCATTGCCGTCGCTCCCGAGCCGGCCGAGGGGCCGGAGGCTCCGGAAGTCCGGATCGCGGTCTCGGACACCGGGACCGGGATCGCCCCGGACCACCTTCCGCGCCTGTTCGATCCGTTCTTCACCACGCGGGAGGATGGAACCGGCCTGGGGCTGGCGATCGTCCACGCGATCGTGGAAGGGCACGGGGGACGGATCGAGGTCGAGAGCGAAATCGGGCG
- a CDS encoding tetratricopeptide repeat protein, translating into MRSRNSLASVLLLGIMWNPPLGGPIKQPAPPPHEEDVLGLKGPIQSAEPSARLGLPELPDGGPRFETPVQGPGAGLFEQGVAASRRKDFRSAEQAFRALLQQHPTSPLAVPARAFLADLLVAGRVTNRRRLEAIETYRALIRDVPHSPNAARAYWRMGDLLADLGMRVEAQGTYQLGMDSTSGADADRALLGLAVNFRAWGKLKEAEQAFQRLRQQAGDEEMLRYAVFGLADTLLGLQQLAAAEVEYRTGAQRWPEFLRHRPLALLRFADTEAALGREQEARRLYTEFYNHYPRSLEAPAVLVRIGDGFRRAGMKGQAEQFYADAIVRHPGSTGASTARMRLAELGLELATADKEHALQYQVRGLFRIRPAPSVDSGERRKVFRAVASAYKDLLLGSEALYHLGEDFELLQDWPQAVRVYREVVARDGRFPDDPWPPLAGHRLAVILEPRIVEALNTGDDFTAVVLYHQRGEFESRPFVTPETLLRLAAAHQRLGFSTEAVKLYQTLLVNRAASDLREEVLVGLGRSYVDQEDFTAARQVFTRYRLQYPAGRWQGEVLQSLAQIHRRNGDWEGTVRLCRNWLKRYPSHPDRPTMLLLLAEALTENGEDDEALRAYGEADRAGFLSDPAALIRYADLLAQAKRYDEAVTRYRMALRDRIAPAQAEWVRLQLARVRRAQAYYADARAVLKELGATAGDELVARLSASMRADLSRKGGS; encoded by the coding sequence ATGCGCAGCCGAAATTCCCTCGCCTCGGTGCTTCTGCTCGGGATCATGTGGAATCCGCCGCTCGGAGGGCCGATCAAGCAGCCGGCGCCTCCGCCTCACGAAGAGGACGTCCTCGGGTTGAAAGGTCCGATCCAGTCGGCCGAGCCGAGCGCGCGTCTGGGGTTGCCTGAACTGCCGGACGGCGGTCCTCGGTTCGAGACCCCCGTGCAGGGACCGGGAGCGGGGCTGTTCGAGCAAGGGGTCGCGGCCAGCCGGCGGAAGGACTTCCGCTCGGCCGAGCAGGCTTTCCGGGCTCTCCTTCAGCAGCACCCGACCAGCCCCCTGGCCGTGCCGGCGCGGGCCTTCCTGGCCGATCTGCTGGTCGCCGGCAGGGTGACGAATCGGCGCCGCCTGGAAGCGATCGAGACGTACCGGGCGCTGATCCGTGACGTTCCGCACAGCCCCAACGCGGCACGGGCCTACTGGCGCATGGGCGATCTCCTGGCCGACTTGGGGATGCGGGTCGAAGCCCAGGGCACCTATCAACTCGGGATGGATTCGACCAGCGGGGCCGACGCGGACCGGGCTCTCCTGGGGCTGGCCGTCAATTTCAGGGCGTGGGGAAAGTTGAAGGAGGCCGAGCAGGCCTTCCAGCGGCTTCGCCAACAAGCCGGTGATGAGGAGATGCTCAGGTACGCGGTGTTCGGGCTGGCCGACACGCTCCTGGGCCTCCAGCAGCTCGCAGCGGCGGAGGTCGAGTACCGGACCGGGGCTCAGCGCTGGCCCGAGTTTCTCCGACACCGTCCCCTTGCGCTCCTGCGCTTCGCCGATACGGAGGCGGCGCTTGGCCGGGAGCAGGAGGCCCGCCGGCTGTACACCGAGTTCTACAACCACTATCCCCGATCGTTGGAAGCTCCCGCGGTGCTGGTGCGGATCGGGGACGGATTCCGGCGGGCCGGCATGAAGGGCCAGGCCGAGCAATTCTACGCCGACGCCATCGTCCGTCACCCCGGTTCGACCGGCGCCTCCACCGCGCGCATGAGGCTCGCGGAATTGGGGCTGGAGCTGGCGACCGCCGACAAGGAGCACGCGCTGCAGTACCAGGTCCGGGGGCTCTTCCGGATCCGGCCGGCTCCCAGCGTCGATTCCGGCGAGCGACGCAAGGTATTCCGCGCGGTCGCCAGCGCCTACAAGGACCTGCTGCTCGGCAGCGAAGCCCTCTATCACCTGGGGGAGGATTTCGAACTGCTGCAAGACTGGCCGCAGGCAGTCCGCGTCTATCGCGAAGTCGTCGCCCGAGACGGCCGCTTTCCGGACGATCCCTGGCCGCCCCTGGCCGGACACCGCCTCGCCGTGATCCTGGAGCCGCGCATCGTCGAGGCCCTGAACACCGGCGACGATTTCACGGCCGTCGTGCTCTACCATCAACGGGGCGAGTTCGAGAGCCGACCCTTCGTCACGCCCGAGACCCTGCTCCGGCTGGCTGCGGCGCACCAGCGGCTCGGTTTCTCGACCGAGGCGGTCAAGCTCTACCAGACCCTGCTCGTGAACCGTGCCGCGTCGGACTTGCGCGAAGAGGTGCTCGTGGGCTTGGGGCGGAGCTACGTGGACCAGGAGGATTTCACCGCGGCGCGACAGGTTTTCACGCGTTACCGGCTGCAGTATCCGGCGGGACGCTGGCAGGGGGAGGTGCTGCAGTCGCTTGCGCAGATCCACCGGCGGAACGGCGACTGGGAGGGGACCGTGCGCCTGTGCCGCAACTGGCTGAAGCGGTATCCCTCCCATCCGGACCGGCCGACGATGCTGTTGCTCCTGGCCGAGGCGCTGACGGAGAACGGGGAGGACGACGAGGCCCTGCGCGCCTACGGCGAGGCGGACCGGGCGGGATTCCTGTCCGATCCGGCCGCGCTCATCCGCTACGCCGATCTGTTGGCCCAGGCCAAACGCTACGACGAGGCGGTGACTCGGTACCGCATGGCTCTCCGTGACCGGATCGCTCCCGCTCAGGCCGAGTGGGTCCGGCTCCAACTGGCCAGGGTCCGGCGGGCTCAGGCCTACTATGCGGATGCGCGCGCGGTCCTGAAGGAATTGGGGGCGACCGCGGGGGACGAGCTGGTCGCCCGTCTTTCCGCCTCCATGCGGGCCGATTTGTCGCGGAAAGGAGGTTCATAG